Genomic segment of Anaerobacillus alkaliphilus:
CAACACCTGCTAAATCATTTGAACTAACATGACCACTCATGGTAGTGTCAAAGAAGTTCATCGAAAAGAGTGCGAATTGAGTAATTAAGATTGGTACTAATATATAGAGAAATTGTTTTGTTTTTTCTTTAAGTGTAAGGGTTTGTTTCATTATACCGCTTCTTTCTAATTGTCATATGAACGGAATTATATCAGAAAAGGATCGGGGGAGATAGTGTTTTATTTTCCCTAAAATATTATAACTGTGGGTGATGGTATGAAACTAGGCTACGCATGTCTAAATGTATCTCTTGCTTTAAAAATGAGAACATGCCGAATGAAAACGGTTGAAATAGAAGGCATGAAAAGAGTAAAAGAATTAACACTAGAAAATTTACAGAATGTCATAAATATCTTGAAGTGGAATCAGGAAAATCAGATTGACTTTTTTCGGGTAACTAGTGATATTGTCCCGTTTGGGAGTCATGAGATTTTAACGTGGGATTGGTGGAAAGACGAGGATGTTTTAGCTTTAACAGCTGAGATAAAGGAATATAAAGAAAAGCATCAGATGAGATTATCGGTACATCCTGGTCAGTATACAATTATTAATTCTCCCAACGAAAGTGTAGTGTCTAACGCTTTTCGCGACTTGGAATACCATTACAAATTTATAGATCTGATGGGTGGCACAGACATGGTCATTCATGTTGGTGGTGTATACGGAAATAAAGATGAGGCGAAAAAGAGGTTTATTGAAAATTATAAGAGGTTGTCTCCTGGGATTAAAGAAATGTTAATTTTAGAAAATGACGATAAATCCTTTCATGTACAAGATGTTTTGTCTATTTATGAAGAAGTTGGCGTTCCGGTTTGCTTTGATATTCACCACCATCGCTGCAACCCTTATGAAGAGGCTAGTATTGATGACTTATTAACACAGGTTGTATCATCGTGGCAAAATAAACGATTGCCAAAGATGCATATCAGTTCGGGACGAAACTCAAAAACAGATACTTCCCACCATGACTATATTTTAAAAGAAGATTTTGATGATTTTATTGAGCTGTTAGGAGATAGGGATGTCGATCTAATGTTTGAAGCAAAGAAGAAAGAGTTGGCGGTATTAAGAATTAGAGATGAACTAAATGAAAATAATTCCTTTTTATGAACGTTTTTTGCTAAAATACTGTTAATACATACATTTAGAACGTATATGAAAGGAAGAAATCCATGGAGCACTTAATTAATTCGCAAGTGAAAAATATCCAAATCTCTGGGATTCGTCAATTCTTTAATATGGTTGCACAATTTCCCGATGCCATTCAACTTACGATTGGTCAGCCAGATTTTCCAACCCCTGAGCATATTAAAGATGCCGGGAAAGAAGCTATTTCTCTAAATAAGACAGGCTATACGAAAAATGCGGGGTTAGATGAACTTTGCCTGGCAGCCACGAATTTTGTTCATACGAAATATAACCTAGATTACAATCCGAAAACAGAGGTAATTACGACAATTGGTGCAAGTCAGGGGATTGATATTGCCTTCCGGACAATATTAGAGGAAGGTTCAGAAGTAATACTGCCTGGACCTGTGTATCCAGCCTATGAACCAATTATTAAA
This window contains:
- the uvsE gene encoding UV DNA damage repair endonuclease UvsE — its product is MKLGYACLNVSLALKMRTCRMKTVEIEGMKRVKELTLENLQNVINILKWNQENQIDFFRVTSDIVPFGSHEILTWDWWKDEDVLALTAEIKEYKEKHQMRLSVHPGQYTIINSPNESVVSNAFRDLEYHYKFIDLMGGTDMVIHVGGVYGNKDEAKKRFIENYKRLSPGIKEMLILENDDKSFHVQDVLSIYEEVGVPVCFDIHHHRCNPYEEASIDDLLTQVVSSWQNKRLPKMHISSGRNSKTDTSHHDYILKEDFDDFIELLGDRDVDLMFEAKKKELAVLRIRDELNENNSFL